A single window of Marinobacter sp. LA51 DNA harbors:
- a CDS encoding acyl-CoA dehydrogenase family protein, giving the protein MKFTEEHEALRKTVRDFVEKEINPHCDEWEEAGEFPIHDVFKKLGKLGILGIQKPEEYGGMGLDYSYNLVAAEELGMAHCGGVPLAVGVQTDMCTPAIARFGSDELKRTFLAPAITGDMVGCIGVSEVGAGSDVANTKTVARADGDDYIINGSKMWITNSPKADFICLLANTSDDKPHKNKSLIVVPMNSPGISFSPHLNKLGMRSSETAQIFFDDVRVPRRYRIGAEGTGFMMQMLQFQEERMWGAANVIKSLENCVDKTIDYCRERKTFGQSLLDNQVIHFRLAELQTEIEALRALTYQACELHIEGKDVTKLASMAKLKAGRLGREVTDSCLQYWGGMGYMWDNPLSRAFRDVRLVSIGGGADEIMLGIICKMMGTLPGKQRN; this is encoded by the coding sequence ATGAAATTCACCGAAGAGCACGAAGCGCTGCGAAAAACAGTTCGGGACTTCGTCGAGAAAGAGATCAATCCGCACTGCGACGAGTGGGAAGAAGCCGGCGAGTTCCCGATTCACGACGTGTTCAAGAAACTGGGCAAGCTCGGCATTCTGGGCATCCAGAAGCCGGAAGAATACGGCGGCATGGGTCTCGACTACAGCTACAACCTGGTGGCCGCTGAAGAACTGGGCATGGCCCATTGCGGTGGTGTGCCCCTGGCTGTCGGTGTACAAACCGACATGTGCACCCCGGCCATCGCCCGGTTTGGCTCCGATGAACTCAAACGCACCTTCCTTGCTCCCGCCATCACCGGTGACATGGTCGGCTGTATCGGCGTCAGCGAAGTGGGCGCAGGCTCCGATGTTGCCAACACCAAAACGGTTGCCCGGGCAGACGGCGACGACTACATCATCAACGGCTCGAAGATGTGGATCACCAACAGCCCGAAAGCCGACTTCATTTGCCTGCTGGCCAACACCAGCGACGACAAGCCCCACAAGAACAAATCCCTGATCGTGGTGCCAATGAACAGCCCGGGCATTTCCTTTAGCCCGCACCTGAACAAACTGGGCATGCGCTCCTCGGAAACCGCCCAGATCTTCTTCGACGATGTGCGCGTGCCCCGACGCTACCGCATCGGCGCCGAAGGCACCGGCTTCATGATGCAGATGCTGCAGTTCCAGGAAGAACGCATGTGGGGCGCGGCTAACGTCATCAAGTCCCTGGAAAACTGCGTCGACAAAACCATCGACTACTGCCGGGAACGCAAAACCTTCGGCCAGTCACTGCTCGACAACCAGGTGATTCACTTCCGACTGGCTGAGCTGCAGACCGAAATCGAAGCCCTGCGCGCCCTCACCTACCAGGCCTGCGAACTGCACATCGAAGGCAAGGACGTCACCAAGCTGGCCTCCATGGCCAAGCTAAAAGCCGGCCGACTGGGCCGCGAGGTTACCGACAGCTGCCTGCAGTACTGGGGCGGCATGGGCTACATGTGGGACAACCCGCTGTCGCGGGCCTTCCGGGACGTTCGCCTGGTCTCCATTGGCGGCGGCGCCGACGAAATCATGCTGGGCATCATCTGCAAAATGATGGGCACACTACCGGGCAAACAACGCAATTAA
- a CDS encoding enoyl-CoA hydratase/isomerase family protein, giving the protein MESLPHCETLLLEKQGPTLVVTINRPDVRNAMSLQMVAELSAVFSQIESDSSIRAAVIRGTGGHFCAGGDITDMAGARNQPAAEGEADPFYRLNRAFGQMIQQVNESSKVVIAVTEGAVMGGGFGLACVSDVAIAGPTATFGMPETSLGIIPAQIAPFVVERIGLTQARRLALLGLRINAEEACTLGIVHQAANSDEQLEEMLSHTLDRVQLCAPGATTETKALLHRVGHENMSGLLDDAAEKFAKAIRGSEGAEGTVAFMQKRPPKWATESE; this is encoded by the coding sequence ATGGAATCTTTACCTCATTGCGAAACACTGCTGCTGGAAAAACAGGGCCCGACCCTGGTGGTCACCATCAATCGTCCGGATGTTCGCAACGCCATGAGCCTGCAAATGGTGGCCGAGCTGTCCGCGGTGTTTTCCCAGATCGAATCAGACTCGAGCATCCGCGCCGCAGTTATTCGCGGCACCGGTGGCCATTTCTGCGCCGGTGGCGACATTACAGACATGGCCGGCGCCCGCAACCAGCCCGCGGCTGAGGGCGAGGCCGATCCGTTTTACCGGCTGAACCGGGCCTTTGGCCAGATGATCCAGCAGGTCAACGAATCCTCCAAGGTGGTTATTGCGGTCACCGAAGGCGCTGTCATGGGCGGCGGATTCGGACTCGCCTGCGTCTCCGATGTAGCCATCGCCGGCCCTACTGCCACCTTCGGCATGCCGGAAACCTCACTCGGAATAATCCCGGCCCAGATAGCCCCGTTTGTGGTGGAACGCATCGGCCTCACCCAGGCCCGGCGCCTGGCACTGCTTGGTTTACGGATTAATGCGGAAGAAGCCTGCACCCTGGGCATCGTTCATCAGGCAGCCAATTCAGATGAGCAACTGGAGGAAATGCTCAGCCATACCCTGGACCGAGTCCAATTGTGCGCGCCAGGAGCGACGACTGAGACCAAAGCCCTCCTGCACCGGGTTGGCCACGAAAATATGAGCGGCCTGCTCGACGACGCCGCCGAGAAATTTGCCAAGGCTATCCGGGGTAGTGAGGGTGCCGAGGGCACTGTCGCATTCATGCAGAAAAGACCACCTAAATGGGCCACGGAATCCGAATGA
- a CDS encoding acetyl-CoA carboxylase biotin carboxylase subunit yields the protein MLTKLLIANRGEIAVRVIRTARDLGYRTVAVYSEADANALHVHEADEAVCIGPAQVTASYLNAEAILEAAHKTGADCIHPGYGFLSENSSFANACKAAGLVFVGPPSDAIELMGSKRRSKLAMQDAGVPVVPGYEGNNATDEELIAAAADIGYPLMIKASAGGGGRGMRLVNAEPELADNIKRARSEAKQAFGDDELILEKAVLEPRHVEIQVFADSHGNAVYLGERDCSVQRRHQKVVEEAPSPFVTPELRSAMGEAAVKAALACGYEGAGTVEFLVDKDRNFYFLEMNTRLQVEHPVTELITGQDLVAWQLAVAEGRPLPLAQHEIELNGHAIEVRLYAEDPANGFTPQTGPLLKFQPAEGEGIRFDTGVRSGDTVTPHYDPMLAKVIAWGQTRDDARRRLIRALEDTVIFGVTTNRYFLSRILADDTFGAGEATTAFLQQAFRDDPSLQPQEPSLRELALAAGILDHSQTGQSAWSNAPATRTPITLELDGKNQELLVSRAGNRLNVAIGDNQYELVIEALESDSLCTIDNGVRQRCQYHRDGDSLYFQAFGQTWSVRDVTHQPPAGSLGAGSGRVQASMDGAIIEVLARSGQRVSQGDTLVILEAMKMEHPVKADRDGVVSQVLAGAGDQVKRNQLLVEITTEETAQQEAES from the coding sequence ATGCTGACCAAACTGCTGATCGCCAACCGAGGTGAAATCGCCGTCCGCGTCATCCGCACCGCCAGGGATCTGGGCTACCGCACCGTGGCCGTCTATTCCGAGGCAGACGCCAACGCCCTGCACGTGCACGAAGCCGACGAGGCAGTCTGCATTGGCCCCGCACAGGTAACGGCCTCCTACCTCAATGCCGAAGCCATTCTCGAAGCCGCCCACAAGACCGGTGCCGACTGCATTCACCCCGGCTACGGCTTCCTGTCTGAGAACTCTAGTTTTGCCAACGCCTGCAAAGCCGCCGGATTGGTATTCGTCGGCCCACCGTCGGATGCTATCGAATTGATGGGCAGCAAGCGCCGCTCCAAACTGGCCATGCAAGACGCCGGCGTACCGGTAGTGCCCGGCTACGAGGGCAACAACGCCACCGACGAAGAACTGATCGCTGCGGCCGCCGACATCGGCTACCCACTCATGATCAAAGCCTCTGCCGGCGGCGGTGGCCGCGGCATGCGGCTGGTGAATGCCGAACCGGAACTGGCCGATAACATCAAACGGGCCCGCTCCGAAGCCAAGCAGGCCTTCGGCGACGACGAACTGATACTCGAAAAAGCCGTACTCGAACCCCGGCATGTTGAAATCCAGGTGTTCGCCGACAGTCATGGCAACGCCGTGTACCTGGGCGAGCGGGACTGCTCGGTACAACGCCGACACCAGAAAGTGGTCGAAGAGGCCCCTTCCCCATTTGTGACACCCGAACTTCGTTCAGCCATGGGCGAAGCCGCCGTCAAGGCAGCGCTGGCTTGTGGTTACGAGGGCGCAGGCACCGTCGAGTTTCTGGTGGACAAAGACCGTAATTTCTACTTCCTGGAAATGAACACCCGCCTGCAGGTGGAACACCCGGTCACCGAACTGATCACCGGCCAGGACCTGGTGGCCTGGCAACTGGCTGTGGCCGAAGGCCGCCCGCTGCCACTGGCCCAGCACGAGATCGAGCTGAACGGCCACGCCATCGAAGTCCGACTGTACGCCGAAGACCCAGCCAACGGTTTTACACCCCAGACCGGCCCCCTGCTGAAATTCCAACCGGCCGAGGGCGAAGGCATTCGCTTCGACACCGGGGTCCGTTCCGGCGATACGGTCACGCCTCACTATGATCCGATGCTGGCCAAAGTCATCGCCTGGGGCCAGACCCGGGACGATGCCCGCCGGCGCCTGATCCGGGCCCTGGAAGACACGGTCATATTTGGCGTCACCACCAACCGTTACTTCCTTAGCCGCATCCTTGCCGACGACACCTTTGGCGCCGGTGAAGCCACCACCGCCTTCTTGCAGCAAGCATTCCGGGACGATCCGTCACTTCAGCCCCAAGAACCGTCACTGCGGGAACTGGCCCTGGCCGCCGGCATACTCGACCATAGCCAAACGGGCCAAAGCGCCTGGAGCAATGCACCGGCGACCCGCACCCCCATCACCCTTGAACTGGATGGTAAAAACCAGGAGCTGCTGGTGTCCCGGGCGGGTAACCGGCTGAACGTCGCCATTGGCGACAACCAGTACGAACTGGTCATCGAAGCACTCGAAAGCGACTCCCTGTGCACGATCGACAACGGCGTCCGTCAAAGGTGCCAATATCACCGCGACGGCGATTCCCTATATTTCCAGGCCTTCGGCCAGACATGGTCGGTGCGTGATGTGACCCACCAGCCTCCCGCAGGCAGCCTGGGAGCCGGCAGTGGCCGGGTGCAGGCATCCATGGACGGCGCCATCATCGAAGTGCTGGCCAGGTCCGGGCAAAGAGTCAGTCAGGGGGATACACTGGTTATTCTCGAGGCCATGAAAATGGAACATCCGGTCAAGGCCGACCGTGACGGTGTCGTCAGCCAAGTGCTGGCAGGTGCGGGCGACCAGGTTAAACGCAATCAGCTACTGGTCGAGATAACGACTGAAGAAACAGCCCAACAGGAGGCCGAGTCATGA
- a CDS encoding SDR family oxidoreductase, whose translation MNTLKGRTVFITGGSRGIGRAIALACARQGANVVIAAKSDTPHPKLPGTIHTVAEEVRAAGGQALPLVLDVRDDQLVKQRMDEAADHFGGIDALVNNAGAIRLTGVENLKASRYDLMHQVNARAVFTCSQAALPYLKKSDRGHILSLSPPLNLNNKWFAQYGPYTTTKYAMTMLSIGMAEEFRRYGIAVNTLWPKTLIATAAIEFEVGGPAMMAQGRKPDIMADATVSILNRSADELSGQNLIDEDLLRQDGVTDFEHYRYAAGDKPLLPDLFLD comes from the coding sequence ATGAACACACTGAAAGGACGTACCGTCTTTATCACTGGCGGCAGCCGCGGCATCGGCCGGGCCATTGCCCTAGCCTGCGCCCGCCAGGGTGCCAACGTGGTGATCGCCGCCAAATCGGACACCCCGCACCCCAAATTGCCGGGCACCATCCACACGGTTGCCGAGGAAGTGCGGGCGGCCGGTGGTCAGGCACTGCCCCTGGTGCTGGACGTGCGCGATGATCAACTGGTCAAACAGCGCATGGACGAAGCTGCCGACCACTTTGGCGGCATAGACGCCCTGGTTAACAACGCCGGCGCCATTCGGCTGACCGGCGTGGAGAACCTCAAAGCCAGTCGCTACGACCTGATGCACCAGGTCAACGCCCGGGCGGTGTTCACCTGTAGCCAGGCCGCACTGCCCTACCTGAAGAAATCCGACCGCGGCCACATTCTGAGCCTGTCGCCACCGCTAAACCTGAACAACAAGTGGTTCGCCCAGTACGGCCCCTACACCACCACCAAATACGCCATGACCATGCTGAGCATCGGCATGGCCGAAGAATTCCGGCGCTACGGCATTGCCGTGAACACACTCTGGCCCAAGACCCTGATTGCCACCGCCGCCATCGAGTTTGAAGTGGGCGGGCCGGCCATGATGGCTCAGGGCCGCAAGCCGGATATCATGGCCGATGCCACAGTGAGCATTCTGAACCGGTCTGCAGATGAGCTTTCAGGCCAGAACCTGATCGACGAAGACCTGCTGCGCCAGGATGGCGTGACTGATTTCGAACACTACCGATACGCCGCGGGCGACAAGCCCCTGCTACCGGACCTGTTCCTGGACTAG
- a CDS encoding long-chain-acyl-CoA synthetase has product MSNDQVRARDIVRSLPGIVRKFPSIARGYYYYAVKDQNRELTLGTLIERNAERHGDRPAVLYDDRAISWSEFNGWANRIAHFLQNQGLTKGDAIAVFLENRPELLAVVAGAAKLGVACAMLNTSQKGKVLEHSINLIEPKMVVVGEELLASFEGVKGGLKTGHPDPFLFMADINTLNAFGEAPDGFTNMAERVSTFNSSNPALLDPPRMGDTAIYLFTSGTTGLPKAAPGSHRKFVKAYGGFGMMSLAMEPEDVLYCTLPLYHGTALLVCWGSVLAGGSAIAIRRKFSASAFWDDVRRYRATTFGYVGELCRYLLNHPASEQDRNHSLTKMIGNGLRPSIWREFKERFGIDTVAELYASSEGNIGFSNFFNMDNTVGFSTAPYKLVKFHDGTRDPVRDKKGFMQEVGKGEAGLLIGEITKKWSFEGYTQKEATEKSILRDAFKKGDAWFNTGDVLKEIGCRHLQFVDRMGDTYRWKGENVSTNEVENIIDGSGMVEEAIVYGVEIPNTNGKAGMVTLVPHSNGSEFDVNKLFAYLKANLPPYAIPVFVRVTRAIEKTGTFKYRKVDIQKAGYSLERDNDEVFAWLPRTEGYKQLTSELVADIDAGKVSF; this is encoded by the coding sequence ATGAGCAATGATCAAGTCAGAGCCCGGGACATCGTACGAAGCCTGCCCGGCATCGTCCGAAAGTTCCCCTCTATCGCCCGGGGCTATTACTACTACGCGGTAAAGGACCAGAACCGGGAGCTAACCCTCGGCACCCTGATCGAACGCAATGCCGAGCGACACGGCGATCGGCCGGCGGTGTTGTATGATGACCGGGCGATCAGCTGGAGCGAGTTTAATGGCTGGGCCAACCGCATTGCTCATTTTCTCCAGAACCAGGGCCTGACCAAGGGCGACGCCATTGCCGTGTTCCTGGAGAACCGCCCAGAGCTGCTGGCCGTTGTCGCGGGCGCGGCCAAGCTGGGCGTGGCCTGCGCCATGCTTAACACCTCTCAGAAAGGCAAGGTGCTGGAACACAGCATCAATCTGATCGAGCCCAAGATGGTAGTTGTCGGTGAGGAGCTGCTTGCCTCGTTCGAGGGAGTGAAAGGTGGCCTGAAAACCGGCCATCCCGACCCGTTCCTGTTCATGGCCGACATCAACACCCTGAACGCCTTTGGCGAAGCTCCAGACGGCTTCACCAACATGGCCGAGCGAGTCAGTACTTTTAACAGCAGCAACCCGGCGCTGCTCGACCCGCCACGCATGGGCGACACCGCCATCTATCTGTTCACCTCCGGCACCACCGGCCTGCCTAAGGCCGCCCCCGGCTCACACCGCAAGTTCGTCAAAGCCTACGGCGGCTTCGGCATGATGTCTCTGGCCATGGAACCGGAAGACGTCCTGTATTGCACCCTGCCGCTGTATCACGGCACGGCCCTGCTGGTGTGCTGGGGCTCGGTGCTTGCCGGTGGTTCCGCGATTGCGATACGCCGCAAATTCTCCGCCAGCGCCTTCTGGGACGACGTCCGCCGATACCGAGCCACCACCTTCGGCTATGTTGGCGAACTCTGCCGCTACCTGTTGAACCATCCAGCCAGCGAACAGGACCGGAACCACAGTCTGACCAAGATGATCGGCAACGGCCTGCGGCCTTCTATCTGGCGGGAGTTCAAAGAGCGCTTTGGTATCGACACCGTGGCCGAACTTTACGCCTCCAGCGAGGGCAACATCGGCTTCAGCAACTTCTTCAACATGGACAACACCGTCGGCTTCTCCACCGCCCCGTACAAGCTGGTGAAGTTCCACGACGGCACCCGGGACCCGGTCCGCGACAAGAAAGGCTTCATGCAGGAAGTTGGCAAAGGCGAGGCGGGGTTGTTGATCGGTGAGATCACAAAGAAGTGGTCATTCGAGGGCTACACCCAGAAAGAGGCAACCGAGAAATCCATCCTTCGGGATGCCTTCAAGAAAGGCGACGCCTGGTTCAACACCGGAGATGTACTGAAAGAAATCGGATGCCGACACCTACAATTCGTGGATCGCATGGGCGACACCTACCGCTGGAAAGGCGAGAACGTCTCCACCAACGAGGTGGAGAACATCATCGACGGCTCTGGCATGGTCGAAGAAGCGATCGTTTACGGCGTAGAGATCCCGAACACCAACGGCAAGGCCGGCATGGTCACGCTGGTGCCTCACTCAAACGGCAGCGAGTTCGACGTCAATAAACTGTTCGCCTACCTCAAAGCCAACCTGCCTCCGTACGCGATTCCGGTCTTTGTGCGGGTCACCCGCGCTATTGAGAAAACGGGTACCTTCAAATACCGCAAAGTGGATATTCAGAAAGCTGGCTATTCACTGGAACGGGATAACGATGAGGTGTTTGCCTGGTTACCCAGAACAGAGGGTTATAAGCAGCTGACGTCTGAGCTGGTTGCTGACATTGATGCCGGGAAGGTTAGCTTCTGA
- a CDS encoding NADPH:quinone oxidoreductase family protein, with protein sequence MKAILCKEYGPADTLVIEEVTSPDVKGRGVKVRVKAAGLNFPDTLIIENKYQLKPNLPFSPGGEMAGEVIEVGEKVTRFKPGDRVAGLTGYGAFAEEVVVPEQNLLPVPDGMSDEKAAAFTMVYGTSYYALKQRANLQPGESLLVLGASGGVGLATVELGKAMGARVIAAASSAEKLAIAKEAGADELINYSEEPLKEAVKNLTKGKGVDVIYDPVGGDFTEQALRAMGWNGRHLIIGFAAGDIPKVPANLTLLKGCSVVGVFWGSFTQREPEASAQNMMELMKLYSEGKIDPKISEVFEFEDYAKALGALTERRATGKVVLKVGS encoded by the coding sequence ATGAAAGCCATCCTCTGCAAGGAATACGGCCCAGCCGACACACTCGTTATCGAAGAGGTTACAAGCCCGGACGTGAAGGGGCGCGGAGTGAAGGTGCGGGTCAAAGCCGCCGGTCTGAACTTCCCGGATACCCTGATCATCGAGAACAAGTACCAGCTGAAGCCGAACCTGCCGTTTTCCCCAGGTGGTGAAATGGCCGGTGAAGTGATTGAGGTGGGCGAGAAGGTGACACGCTTCAAACCAGGCGACCGCGTTGCCGGTTTGACCGGTTACGGTGCTTTTGCTGAGGAAGTCGTTGTGCCGGAACAGAATCTTCTGCCAGTGCCCGATGGCATGTCCGATGAAAAAGCCGCAGCCTTCACCATGGTGTACGGCACCTCATACTACGCCCTGAAGCAGCGCGCTAACCTGCAACCCGGCGAGAGCCTGCTGGTGCTGGGCGCCAGCGGCGGCGTTGGTCTTGCCACGGTGGAGCTGGGCAAAGCCATGGGCGCCCGAGTCATCGCGGCGGCAAGCTCCGCGGAGAAACTGGCCATTGCCAAGGAAGCTGGTGCTGATGAGCTGATCAACTACAGCGAAGAGCCCCTGAAGGAGGCGGTGAAGAACCTGACCAAGGGCAAGGGCGTAGATGTCATCTACGATCCGGTCGGCGGTGATTTCACCGAGCAGGCCCTGCGCGCCATGGGCTGGAACGGCCGCCACCTGATCATCGGCTTCGCCGCCGGTGACATTCCCAAGGTCCCGGCCAACCTGACACTGCTGAAAGGCTGCTCCGTGGTTGGTGTTTTCTGGGGCAGCTTCACCCAGCGCGAGCCCGAGGCCAGTGCCCAGAACATGATGGAGCTGATGAAGCTCTACTCCGAGGGAAAGATCGACCCAAAGATCAGCGAAGTGTTCGAATTTGAGGATTACGCCAAGGCGCTGGGCGCTCTGACTGAGCGTCGTGCTACTGGGAAGGTGGTGCTTAAGGTCGGCTCTTAA
- a CDS encoding BLUF domain-containing protein, with protein sequence MSLMRLAYASEATFEAQPVDKGVEPHVARILMTSRLHNGQSELVGGLYYGNGQFFQYLEGEEGEVLKTYRRIQNDRRHRNIITLIEEPLEGRTFSSWSMKYVPLSKDVHQFLENHGLENFNPASFSARQCEEMIELIRNSRHDQKLSHQEDASNGGKAEIPKAFSSSLRAGLIIAALGLLGALIYAGSLL encoded by the coding sequence ATGTCACTCATGCGCCTGGCCTATGCAAGCGAAGCTACCTTCGAGGCTCAACCCGTTGATAAAGGTGTGGAGCCTCACGTTGCGCGGATTTTGATGACTTCGCGACTTCACAATGGCCAGAGTGAGCTGGTGGGTGGTCTCTACTACGGTAATGGCCAATTCTTCCAATACCTGGAGGGTGAGGAGGGCGAAGTTTTAAAAACCTATCGTCGTATTCAGAACGATAGGAGGCATAGGAACATCATTACATTGATAGAGGAACCTCTGGAGGGGCGGACTTTTTCCAGTTGGTCCATGAAATATGTACCGCTTTCCAAGGACGTACACCAGTTCTTGGAAAACCACGGTTTGGAAAACTTCAATCCGGCGTCCTTCAGTGCGCGCCAATGCGAAGAAATGATTGAACTGATTCGCAACTCCAGACATGACCAGAAATTGAGTCATCAGGAAGACGCTTCCAATGGGGGCAAGGCCGAAATCCCCAAAGCCTTCTCGTCAAGTTTGCGAGCAGGCTTGATCATTGCGGCCCTGGGATTGCTGGGGGCGCTGATTTACGCCGGGTCTTTGTTATAG
- a CDS encoding trimeric intracellular cation channel family protein, with protein MFDIVYLLEMTGIVAFAISGMLVARAKNMDPVGVFTIGFITAMGGGTLRDLILDNHPVYWIQHQELPMLILVLAIVFSYWQRAGRLPTSKIVLPDAVGLGVFSILGAQLALDLGHSWFIASLLGVMTGTFGGALRDTLCNEVPSIFRKDQIYASISFAGCWVYFLCQWLLENEALALTIGLFFIVIVRMAAVRFDIRLQRDSTQH; from the coding sequence ATGTTCGATATCGTCTACCTGCTCGAAATGACCGGAATCGTCGCCTTTGCCATCTCCGGCATGCTGGTGGCGCGCGCCAAAAATATGGACCCGGTAGGCGTCTTTACCATCGGCTTTATCACGGCGATGGGCGGCGGCACCCTGCGAGATCTCATTCTGGACAACCACCCGGTGTACTGGATTCAGCACCAGGAACTGCCTATGTTGATCCTGGTGCTGGCCATCGTGTTCAGCTACTGGCAGCGCGCCGGACGGCTTCCGACCTCGAAGATCGTGCTGCCGGATGCTGTTGGGCTGGGCGTGTTTTCCATTCTCGGTGCGCAGCTGGCCCTGGACCTCGGGCATTCCTGGTTCATCGCTTCGCTGCTTGGCGTGATGACCGGCACCTTTGGCGGCGCATTGCGTGACACCCTGTGCAACGAAGTGCCGTCCATTTTCCGCAAGGACCAGATCTACGCGTCGATATCCTTCGCAGGCTGCTGGGTCTACTTCCTGTGTCAGTGGTTGCTGGAAAATGAAGCCCTGGCACTGACGATAGGTCTGTTTTTTATCGTCATCGTCCGAATGGCGGCTGTGCGCTTCGATATTCGCCTGCAACGGGATTCAACCCAGCACTAA
- a CDS encoding NCS2 family permease, whose protein sequence is MLERLFQLQAHGTTVRKELVAGVTTFLTMAYIIVVNPSILSSTGMDFGAVFVATCLAATIGTLIMGLWANYPIALAPGMGLNAFFSFTVVGSMGYSWQVALGAVFLSGVIFFLLSILKVREWIINSIPMSLRFGISAGIGFFLALIALKNAGIVVDNPATLVGMGDIKVAESLLFFGGFVLICALSFRRVTGAVMIGIIAITGISMMLGMVEYNGFVSAPPSLAPTFMQLDIAGALNVGMISIVFAFLFVDLFDTSGTLIGAAQRGGLLDKNGKLPRLGRALMSDSVATMSGAAMGTSTTTSYIESTAGISAGGRTGLTAVVVAALFLACLLLSPIASIIPAYATAPALMYVAVLMTSGLKLVDWDDITDAAPAVVTALMMPLTFSIANGIAMGFITYAIVKALSGRWSDLNASVITIAVVFVLKFIFLDAA, encoded by the coding sequence ATGCTTGAACGACTGTTCCAACTCCAGGCCCACGGCACCACTGTTCGTAAAGAACTGGTTGCGGGCGTAACCACTTTCCTGACCATGGCCTACATCATTGTGGTCAACCCCAGCATCCTGTCGTCGACCGGCATGGATTTTGGTGCTGTGTTTGTCGCCACCTGCCTGGCGGCCACCATCGGAACCCTGATCATGGGCCTTTGGGCCAACTACCCCATCGCCCTGGCTCCCGGCATGGGCCTGAACGCCTTTTTCTCATTCACCGTGGTCGGCAGCATGGGTTACAGCTGGCAGGTCGCGCTTGGTGCGGTTTTCCTCTCAGGTGTCATCTTCTTCCTGCTCAGCATCCTGAAGGTGCGCGAGTGGATCATCAACAGCATTCCGATGTCCCTGCGTTTCGGTATTTCTGCCGGTATCGGCTTCTTCCTGGCGCTAATCGCCCTGAAAAACGCCGGCATCGTGGTGGATAACCCAGCCACACTGGTCGGCATGGGTGACATCAAGGTTGCTGAAAGCCTGCTGTTCTTCGGTGGCTTTGTCCTGATCTGTGCGTTGTCGTTCCGGCGTGTTACCGGTGCCGTTATGATCGGCATCATTGCCATCACCGGTATTTCCATGATGCTCGGTATGGTTGAGTACAACGGGTTTGTGTCCGCCCCGCCGAGCCTGGCACCGACATTCATGCAGCTGGACATCGCCGGTGCCCTGAACGTTGGCATGATCAGCATTGTCTTCGCGTTCCTGTTTGTTGACCTGTTCGACACCTCGGGCACACTGATCGGTGCCGCTCAGCGCGGTGGTCTGCTGGACAAAAACGGCAAATTGCCACGCCTGGGCCGCGCCCTGATGTCCGATTCGGTCGCCACCATGTCCGGCGCCGCCATGGGCACCTCCACCACCACCAGCTACATTGAATCCACGGCCGGGATCTCCGCCGGTGGCCGCACCGGCCTGACTGCCGTGGTCGTCGCTGCCCTGTTCCTGGCCTGCCTGCTGTTGTCACCGATTGCCAGCATTATCCCGGCTTACGCCACAGCACCGGCATTGATGTACGTAGCCGTGCTCATGACCAGCGGTCTGAAGCTCGTGGACTGGGACGACATCACCGATGCCGCACCGGCTGTCGTGACGGCACTGATGATGCCGCTGACCTTCTCCATCGCAAATGGCATCGCCATGGGTTTCATCACCTATGCCATCGTGAAAGCCCTGAGTGGCCGCTGGTCTGACCTGAACGCCAGCGTCATTACCATTGCCGTGGTATTCGTCCTGAAATTCATTTTCCTGGATGCGGCGTAA
- a CDS encoding adenine phosphoribosyltransferase: MDYFSESIKKAIRTVPDWPKPGVAFRDITTVLQDKTAFRKLIDAFVHRYHGHEIDAVAAVDARGFIIGSALAYELNASLVLVRKKGKLPFDTLVEDYELEYGNASVELHKDAFKPGDKVVLVDDLIATGGTMLAATRLIRRIGAEIVEVAAMIDLPDLGGSRKLQEDGLQVYTVCSFDGE, encoded by the coding sequence ATGGATTACTTCTCTGAAAGCATCAAAAAGGCGATTCGCACTGTGCCGGACTGGCCCAAGCCCGGCGTAGCGTTTCGCGACATCACCACGGTCCTGCAGGACAAGACCGCGTTTCGTAAGCTGATTGATGCCTTTGTCCACCGCTATCACGGCCATGAAATCGATGCCGTGGCTGCTGTCGATGCCCGCGGCTTTATCATTGGTTCGGCCCTGGCCTACGAGCTGAACGCCTCCCTGGTCCTGGTGCGGAAGAAGGGCAAGCTGCCGTTCGACACCCTGGTCGAAGACTACGAGCTTGAATACGGCAACGCCTCCGTTGAGCTGCATAAAGACGCCTTCAAACCCGGTGACAAGGTGGTCCTCGTTGACGACCTGATCGCCACCGGCGGTACCATGCTGGCCGCCACCCGCCTGATTCGCCGGATTGGCGCGGAGATCGTGGAAGTGGCGGCGATGATAGACCTGCCCGACCTCGGCGGCTCCCGAAAGCTGCAGGAAGATGGGCTTCAGGTTTATACTGTCTGCTCATTCGACGGAGAATAA